The genomic window GATAGTGCCCTTCCTTTATTActagtaaataaacaaataaattagtataaatatatacacataagtaTTTATTAGTATTACTCATGATAATAATAAGTTTTATTTCAGTTGTTCAGAACAACTCAGACTCAGTCCCCCGCCCCAGTTCATGCTGTGTTCAGGCTCTAGCTGAGCCAAGAACACATCAAAGCTGCTTGCTAAGCAGATTCAAAGACCAGTCCACCAAGGGGGAGACATTTCGGCTGTAAATGGCTAGAGTAAGAGATGGTGgacaattcattttaaatatcttaaggATTTTCATTCAGAAAGGGAATTTTTCTGTGCCACAGAACTAAAACCAGTGAATTGAGGTCATAAAAACGGGATTTGGGTTCGCCGCATGGGAGAGCTCTGCAGCAACTGAAAAACTCTCATGATGAAGCAGGCTGCTTCGTGAGACGGGATATGTTAAGAAGTAGGCGAGGGTCATTGCACATCTGGGGCTGAATGCTAAGAACCCTTTCAAAGCTGAGCCTCTTGACTTTCTATGAGATCCCTGCACACCTGAGCTGCACACTTTTCTGCCTCTAGGAAATGCAGGTCCTGCAGTGCGCGGCCGGCGGGAACGTGAACGTGGAGATGAACGCCGCACCCGGGGTAGACCTCACCGTCCTGCTGAACAACATGCGGGCCGAGTACGAAGCCCTGGCCGAGCAGAACCGCCGGGACGCGGAGGCCTGGTTCAATGAGAAGGTGAGTCCTGTCCAAAAAAATGACCCCTCTGCGTCTTAGGGATGGTCACGAAACTAAGACTTCCTCCTCACACCTACCTTTTCAGAGTGCTTCGTTGCAACAGCAGATCTCTGAGGATGTTGGGGCCACAACCTCAGCCCGGAATGAACTGACCGAAATGAAGCGTAATCTCCAAACATTGGAAATTGAACTTCAATCTCTCTTAGCAACGGTATGAAGAGGATGATTTCTTACCATCTCCCAGAGTATCGTTTTAAATGCGTGCCAGTTGGTTTTAAAGCCCTTCACCCTGGTGAGAATATATCCACAGGTATATTTACGCAATTAACCTAGAACATAAGAACAGAATAGCTAAAACAGCAACATTGATGTCTCTGGCTTATTCCACCCAAAAGAGAGATGCGCTCCTTTTGAAGAACGCTATAGAGCCTTCTTCACCATGTGTCCGTGGGAAATCAAACACAGTTGGAGACAAAACTAACAAGAGAAGAAAGTCACCGATCGGAGAAAATTTCTGTGTATCTCAGGTTCTGCATCTCTGGTTCATTCTTTCCTGACAGAAACACTCCCTGGAGTGCTCCCTGACTGAGACTGAAGGCAACTACTGTGCGCAGCTTGCCCAGATCCAAGCTCAGATCGGGGCCCTGGAGGAGCAGCTGCACCAGGTCAGAACCGAGACGGAGGGCCAGAAGCTGGAGTACGAGCAGCTCCTTGACATCAAGGTCCACCTGGAAAAGGAGATCGAGACCTACTGCCTCCTCATCGGTGGAGAGGATGGGTAGGTGAAATAATATACAGGAAAGATGTCCTGAGGTCCCTGGAtctcagaaaaaggagaaaagcttaGATCCCTGGAAAGGGAACATAAACTGACATGACTGCATTCATTATCATGAATGCTAAACATGAAACATAATACATGACCACCAAGATACAAATTAACAACATCTTACAAAACCAAAATGGGACAAGCCCTATGTTCAAGGTATGACTATTAAAATTATacctcttgggacacctgggtggctcagtggcttcagcatctgccctcagctcaggtcatgatcccagcatcctgggatcaagccctgcgtcaggctccttgctcggtgggaggcctgcttctccctctgcctattgccCCCccgcttgtcctctctctctctctttttaaaaaattttttaaaaatcacccctTGATGCTAAAGCAGAATAGTTCAGCTGTGTAACCCACTGCAACTGTTCTCACCAAACAGCTAAAGAAAATGCAAGAGTGCATCCAGAATTGAAAAGGTTCtctctggggcgggggggggggggggctgagttGGTTGCACGTCCAGCTATTGATGtcagctgaggtcgtgatctcagggtcatgggatcaagccccacatggggctctgtgctgagtgtggaacctgcttgagattctctctccctctccctctcctcccttcccccatccatgcacttgtactctctctaaaataaataaatacactctttaaaaagaagaaagaatggggcgcctgggtggctcagtgggttaagccgctgccttcggctcgggtcatgatctcagggtcctgggatcgagtcccgcatcgggctctctgctcagcggggagcctgcttccctctctctctctgcctgcctctccgtctacttgtgatctctgtcaaagaaataaaatcttaaaaaaaaaaaaaaaaaaaaaaaaagaagaagaagaaagaaagagaaagaaagaaagaaagttcgtTCTCTCTAAATCATTCTCTTTTGTGAGTTTCCCACAATATGTGTTCACAGGGCTTGCAAGTCTGGAGGTTACAAGTCTAAAGATTATGGATCTGGAAACATGGGAAATCAGGTCAGaggtaattaaaatgaaattctctttttatgCTGAACTATTTCATTTGCAATGTCCAGCttggttatttttatattcccaGGGCTTAGTAAGAATAGATAACAATAAAGACTTATAGTATACATATTGGCATGTGCTGGATGTCTAACTTCAGAGATATGTGCTAATTCTAAACTAATATGTTTAGCTAGCCAAGAAATCGAAATTCACCAAAAATTCATCTATTTGTGCTTACTGCCTAGTCCTTCCTATTAAAAATGCTGTTATTcctttaattgatttaatttcttattcatctttttttcccaattttttcactgtggtaaaatacacagaacataaACTTTACTGTCTTGGGcactgaggtggctcagttgttaagcatctgcctttggctcaggtcctgatcctggagtcttgggatcaagtcctgtgttgggctctctgctcagcagggagtctgcttctccctctgaccctcaccccatTGTGggctctctccatctcaaataactttactatcttaaccattttcaggggacagttcagtggcattaagtacattcatattgtgGTGAAACCAGCAacaccatccatctctagaactcttttcatcttgctttCTAACTAGTAAACTATAGttccccattccttcctcctcccagcccctggcaaacacCATTCTACTTCTCTCGCTACACATTTGACTACTCTTGGTCCCTGGTAGAAGTAGACTCacacagcatttgtcttttttctgataacttctttcactgagcatcatgtcttcaagattcatccatgtgtaACATGTGTCAGAATAtccttccttttgaaggctgaataatattccattgaattaTATGCCATATTTGATCTGTTCATCctttggtggacacttgggctgcttccagatTTTAGCTAACAGgatcttattcatcttttctcAACTCTctaaaatctcctttttaaattttaattcttagaTTTGGCCAAAGCCATAGTGGTTAAGAAAGTTCTTGAGGAAGTGGACCAACGCAGCAAAATACTTACCACCAGGCTCCACTCCCTGGAAGAGAAATCTCAAAACAATTAATTTATGacacaagagagagcacatgccaAATACTCTCTAAGAAGAGAGAGCATTATGTCTGGAAAAGTGAGCAAGCCTAAGAAAAAATGcctgtcctgttttctttctgttactgaaaTATAAGCGCTATGTGGGCAATCAATAGAGGTATCTCCCCCATTCATCTGACAGAATGTCACATGCAAAGTTGATGAGTCATTTGATTGCCCTACAGAAAATGTTGTCAGTCCTTTGTATTCAATAAAACTTCTTCCTTTAGCAAGTTACCACTGGTGGTCTTGTCTTATTTTCAAACTGCTCACGTCTGTGGTACAGATGTATGAACACCTAACAgcatttaatttatatgaaaatttttacAGAAAGTTGACACCTAGATTTTCATGAGGCTTTCCCATGAAAGAGT from Mustela nigripes isolate SB6536 chromosome 16, MUSNIG.SB6536, whole genome shotgun sequence includes these protein-coding regions:
- the KRT25 gene encoding keratin, type I cytoskeletal 25, giving the protein MSLRLSSGSRRACPRATAGSLRLSGGGTGFGAGNACSMPGIGSGFSCTFGGSSSGGNAGGSNLCAGFTLNEGGLLSGNEKVTMQNLNDRLASYLENVRALEEANADLEQKIKGWYEKFGPGSCRGLDHDYSRYFPIIDDLKNQIIASTTSNAHAVLQIDNARLTADDFRLKYENELALHQSVESDVNGLRRVLDEITLCRTDLEIQYETLSEEMTYLKKNHKEEMQVLQCAAGGNVNVEMNAAPGVDLTVLLNNMRAEYEALAEQNRRDAEAWFNEKSASLQQQISEDVGATTSARNELTEMKRNLQTLEIELQSLLATKHSLECSLTETEGNYCAQLAQIQAQIGALEEQLHQVRTETEGQKLEYEQLLDIKVHLEKEIETYCLLIGGEDGACKSGGYKSKDYGSGNMGNQVRDLAKAIVVKKVLEEVDQRSKILTTRLHSLEEKSQNN